A section of the Polyodon spathula isolate WHYD16114869_AA chromosome 29, ASM1765450v1, whole genome shotgun sequence genome encodes:
- the LOC121302326 gene encoding TM2 domain-containing protein 2-like, with product MFRVSVNYILLCGQVLLFAAVLLLQCLGGIYSQNTTTAAAFRDGTRGTSSGPGDPENDTAASPNTTPSDGSDTWEYSDPYSPLVLCSYLPDEFIECDEPVDHAGNATARNELGHGCVKFGGQAYRDVEHSEVVCRALYGIECAGEREFRRGNKPCIKYTGHYFITTLLYSFFLGCFGVDRFCLGHTGTAVGKLLTLGGLGIWWFVDLILLITGGLMPSDGSNCCTFY from the exons ATGTTTCGGGtttctgtgaattacattttgctgtgcggTCAGGTTTTGTTGTTCGCGGCTGTCCTGTTGCTGCAGTGTTTAGGTGGAATTTATTCCCAAAATACAACGACAGCGGCTGCTTTCAGAGATGGCACCCGCGGAACTTCATCAGGACCGGGTGACCCGGAGAATGACACCGCGGCTTCCCCAAATACCACGCCGAGCGACGGGTCAGACACGTGGGAGTACAGTGACCCATATTCACCCTTGGTTCTGTGCAGCTACCT GCCAGATGAGTTTATAGAGTGTGACGAGCCAGTGGATCATGCTGGAAATGCAACTGCTAGGAATGAACTTGGCCATGGCTGTGTAAAG TTTGGAGGGCAAGCATACAGAGATGTTGAGCATTCAGAGGTAGTGTGCAGAGCACTGTATGGGATTGAgtgtgctggagagagagagttTCGACGAGGAAACAAGCCATGCATCAA GTACACGGGACATTACTTCATAACCACCCTGCTGTACTCCTTTTTCCTGGGCTGTTTTGGAGTGGACCGGTTCTGCCTGGGTCACACTGGCACCGCTGTGGGGAAGCTGCTGACGCTCGGAGGCTTGGGCATCTGGTGGTTTGTGGATCTCATCTTGCTGATCACCGGAGGACTCATGCCCAGCGACGGCAGCAATTGCTGCACATTTTACTAA